The proteins below come from a single Eucalyptus grandis isolate ANBG69807.140 chromosome 3, ASM1654582v1, whole genome shotgun sequence genomic window:
- the LOC104436356 gene encoding copper transporter 5.1-like — MMHMTFYWSKEVTLLVESWQTTTWTSYAFTLLACFLASAFYQFMEHSRVRLKLSSSSSSSASASAPAEAAKPSSAAPEDPLATPFLGSKLSASSAGGGKGWTVARVGGAVLFGLNAAVGYVLMLAVMSFNGGVFLSVVCGLGVGYLVFRSGTDEAVTVTAVADNPCACA, encoded by the coding sequence ATGATGCACATGACGTTTTACTGGAGCAAGGAGGTGACCCTCCTGGTGGAGTCGTGGCAGACCACCACCTGGACCAGCTACGCCTTCACCCTCCTCGCCTGCTTCCTCGCCTCCGCCTTCTACCAGTTCATGGAGCACAGCCGCGTCCGCCTCaagctctcctcctcctcctcctcctccgcctccgcctccgcccccgccGAGGCCGCCAagccctcctccgccgcccctGAGGACCCGCTCGCGACGCCGTTCCTCGGCTCGAAGTTGTCGGCGTCGTCGGCGGGCGGGGGGAAGGGGTGGACGGTGGCCCGGGTGGGAGGGGCGGTGCTGTTCGGGCTGAACGCGGCGGTCGGGTACGTGCTGATGCTGGCGGTGATGTCGTTCAACGGCGGGGTGTTCCTGAGCGTGGTGTGCGGGCTCGGGGTCGGGTACCTGGTGTTCCGGAGCGGGACCGACGAGGCCGTGACGGTGACGGCCGTCGCCGACAACCCATGCGCATGCGCCTAG
- the LOC104438989 gene encoding serine/threonine-protein kinase RIPK — MTLKNINWKSMIFSCYKTRTSQPKRDERATKQGCINRVSLADVCDPSLQVSVHNLSVCLVSSNLRIFTLEELRAATSDFSWSNFLGEGGFGRVHKGFVANTLRPGLEAGAVAVKLLNLTGWQGHKEWLAEIIFLGQLRHPHLVKLIGCCCEDEHRLLVYEYMERGSLENLLFGNCSPALPWSVRMKIALGAAKGLAFLHESDRPVIYRDFKASNILLDLDYAAKLSDFGLAMDGPEGDDTHVSTRIMGTPGYAAPEYILTGHLTTMSDLYGFGAVLLELLTGKMVMDKTRPRQEQDLVAWARPMLKDLSKHERAVMDPRLEGRFCAKGAQVVAVLAYKCLSHDSSRRPRMSEVVRVLELLQAE; from the exons ATGACATTGAAGAACATAAACTGGAAATCTATGATCTTTAGCTGCTACAAGACCCGGACTTCTCAGCCCAAACGGGATGAACGAGCCACAAAGCAGGGCTGCATTAACAGGGTATCGCTCGCAGATGTTTGTGATCCCAGCTTGCAGGTCTCCGTCCATAATCTCTCGGTTTGTCTCGTCAGCTCCAATCTTCGCATATTTACTCTGGAGGAACTGAGAGCAGCGACCAGTGATTTCTCATGGAGCAATTTTCTTGGTGAGGGCGGGTTCGGGCGAGTGCACAAAGGTTTTGTCGCCAACACCCTTAGGCCTGGATTGGAGGCTGGAGCTGTAGCCGTGAAGCTGCTGAACTTGACCGGGTGGCAAGGCCACAAGGAGTGGCTG GCggaaataattttccttggACAACTCCGGCATCCTCATCTTGTCAAATTGATCGGATGTTGTTGTGAGGATGAGCACCGGCTCCTAGTCTACGAGTACATGGAGCGAGGGAGCCTAGAAAATCTCCTTTTCGGTA ACTGTTCCCCGGCCCTGCCGTGGTCAGTCAGGATGAAAATCGCTCTAGGAGCTGCCAAAGGCCTGGCTTTCCTTCACGAATCCGATAGACCGGTGATATACCGGGATTTCAAAGCTTCAAATATATTGCTGGACTTG GACTATGCGGCTAAATTGTCGGACTTCGGCCTGGCAATGGATGGTCCAGAAGGAGATGACACGCACGTCTCGACACGAATCATGGGCACCCCGGGCTATGCAGCCCCCGAGTACATCCTGACAG GTCACCTGACGACGATGAGCGACCTGTACGGCTTCGGGGCGGTCCTGCTGGAGCTCCTCACGGGCAAGATGGTGATGGACAAGACGCGGCCCCGGCAGGAGCAGGACCTTGTGGCTTGGGCAAGGCCGATGCTTAAGGACCTCAGCAAGCACGAGCGTGCTGTCATGGACCCAAGGCTCGAGGGGCGGTTCTGCGCCAAGGGGGCGCAGGTGGTGGCCGTGCTGGCCTACAAGTGCCTGAGCCACGACTCGAGCAGGAGGCCCAGGATGAGTGAGGTGGTCAGGGTCCTGGAGCTTCTCCAGGCAGAGTAA
- the LOC104436355 gene encoding LOW QUALITY PROTEIN: G-protein coupled receptor 1 (The sequence of the model RefSeq protein was modified relative to this genomic sequence to represent the inferred CDS: deleted 1 base in 1 codon) encodes MVSAAQAAGGSLSLSLSLRDREILTSVNSVASSFSLLGSGFIVLCYLLFKELRKFSFKLVFYLALSDMLCSFFNIIGDPSIGFFCYAQGYTTHFFCVASFLWTTVIAFTLHRTVVRHKTDVEDLEAMFHLYVWGTSVVMTIIRSIGNDHRHLGAWCWSQTGRTGKAVHFITFYAPLWGAILYNGFSYFQVIRMLNNATRMAVGMSDRAYHLDARPDMKALNRWGYYPLILIGSWTFGTINRIHDFIEPGHKIFWLSLLDVGTAALMGLFNSIAYGLNSSVRRAIRERLDLVTWPETIRPWLPNSSRIRHQQQESELVSLKSQDPH; translated from the exons aTGGTGAGCGCAGCGCAGGCGGCGGGCGGGAGCCTGAGCCTGAGCCTGAGCCTGCGCGATCGCGAGATCCTGACCTCGGTGAACTCGGTGGCGTCGAGCTTCTCGCTCCTCGGCTCGGGCTTCATCGTCCTCTGCTACCTCCTCTTCAAGGAGCTT CGCAAGTTCTCCTTCAAGCTCGTCTTCTACCTCGCCCTCTCC GATATGCTTTGCAGTTTCTTCAACATAATTGG TGATCCATCCATAGGATTCTTCTGTTATGCTCAGGGTTATACCACCCACTTCTTTTGTGTGGCATCCTTTCTTTGGACAACAGTGATTGCATTTACTCTTCACCGGACTGTCGTTAGACACAAGACTGatgttgaagatttggaggctaTGTTTCACTTGTATGTATGGG GCACATCCGTGGTTATGACCATCATACGCTCTATTGGCAATGATCACAGACATTTGGGTGCATGGTGCTGGTCACAAACAGGGCGCACAGGAAAG GCAGTTCACTTCATTACGTTTTATGCGCCACTCTGGGGAGCAATCCTTTATAACGGTTTTTCATACTTTCAAGTGATACGCATGTTAAACAATGCCACACGT ATGGCCGTTGGCATGTCAGATCGAGCATACCACTTAGATGCAAGACCTGATATGAAG GCTTTGAACAGGTGGGGGTACTACCCGCTCATTCTGATAGGATCATGGACTTTTGGTACAATCAATCGCATACATGACTTCATTGAACCTGGACATAAGATTTTTTGGCTGTCTCTTCTTGATGTTGGCACTGCTGCTCTGATG GGTCTGTTCAACTCAATAGCATATGGCCTGAATTCTTCCGTGCGACGGGCGATTCGCGAGAGATTGGATCT AGTAACGTGGCCGGAGACGATTAGGCCATGGTTGCCTAACAGTTCAAGGATCAGACACCAACAGCAAGAGAGTGAACTAGTGTCACTGAAAAGCCAAGATCCGCACTGA